A portion of the Aphelocoma coerulescens isolate FSJ_1873_10779 chromosome 11, UR_Acoe_1.0, whole genome shotgun sequence genome contains these proteins:
- the PDPR gene encoding pyruvate dehydrogenase phosphatase regulatory subunit, mitochondrial isoform X2, with protein sequence MGIPCEIISPKKVVQLHPLINIHDLVGAMYVPEDALVSSANVSLALATAASQNGVQIHERTSVSHVTVQKGRVTGVETDRGRIQCEYFVNCAGQWAYELGHSGEEPVHIPLHACEHFYLLTHPLEKPLLSSLPTVFDPDGRIYIRNWQGGILSGGFEKNPKPLFTEGRNQLEIQNLQEDWDHFGPLLSALLRRMPGLETLQIMQLVNCPESFTPDMRCIMGESPTARGYFVLAGMNSAGISYGGGAGKYLAEWMVNGYPSENVWPLDLKRFGTLQSSRTFLRHRVMEVMPLMCDLKVPRWDFQTGRQLRTSPLYDRLDAQGARWMEKHGFERVKYFVPPGKDLLDLDHSKTFYKPDWFDIVGSEVKCCKEAVCVIDMSSFTKFEISSTGDEALESLQYLFSNDLDVPVGHVVHTGMLNEKGGYENDCSIARLSKRSFFMISPTDQQVHCWAWLKKRLPDDSNLIMEDVTWKYTALNLIGPRAVDVLSELSYAPMTAEHFPSLFCKEMSVGYANGIRVMSITHTGEPGFVLYIPIEYALHVYNEVMNMGQKYGIRNAGYYALRSLRIEKFFAFWGQDLDAFTTPMECGREFQVKLEKGMQFLGQEALLEQKQNGVYKRFTMFILEDHDTDMDLWPWWGEPIFRNGRYVGKTTSSAYSYTLERHVCLGFVHHFDEKTGEELVVTTDFINQGEYEIDIAGQRFQAKAKLYPFSSLFTQRRRKDEVELSGYQRE encoded by the exons ATGGGAATACCATGTGAAATTATCAGCCCAAAGAAAGTGGTACAGCTCCACCCACTGATCAACATCCATGACCTTGTGGGGGCCATGTATGTGCCAGAAGATGCACTCGTGTCATCTGCCAATGTGAGTCTGGCTCTGGCAACCGCTGCCTCACAGAATG GTGTCCAGATTCACGAACGGACGAGTGTCAGTCATGTCACAGTCCAGAAGGGTCGAGTGACCGGAGTCGAGACTGACAGAGGGCGGATTCAATGCGAGTACTTTGTCAACTGTGCTGGCCAG TGGGCCTATGAGTTGGGCCACTCTGGGGAGGAACCAGTCCATATCCCACTCCATGCCTGTGAACACTTCTACCTCCTGACACATCCTTTGGAGAAGCCTCTGTTGAGCAGCTTACCAA CTGTTTTTGACCCTGATGGCAGGATCTACATACGCAACTGGCAGGGTGGCATCCTCTCAGGAGGCTttgagaaaaaccccaaacctctctTCACGGAGGGACGGAACCAGCTGGAGATCCAGAACCTTCAAGAAGACTGGGATCATTTTG GGCCACTTCTGAGTGCCCTCCTGCGCAGAATGCCGGGTTTGGAGACGCTGCAGATCATGCAGTTGGTGAATTGCCCAGAGTCCTTCACCCCAGACATGCGTTGCATCATGGGAGAGTCGCCCACCGCGCGGGGCTACTTCGTTCTGGCTGGCATGAACTCAGCTGGCATCTCGTATGGTGGAGGAGCAGGCAA GTACCTGGCAGAGTGGATGGTAAATGGGTATCCGTCGGAAAATGTCTGGCCTTTGGATCTGAAACGTTTTGGAACCCTTCAGAGCAGTCGCACTTTCCTCCGTCACCGTGTGATGGAAGTCATGC CCCTCATGTGTGATCTGAAAGTTCCCCGCTGGGACTTCCAGACTGGCAGGCAGCTGCGCACTTCACCGCTGTACGACCGCCTGGATGCACAGGGAGCCAGGTGGATGGAGAAGCATGGATTTGAGAGAGTCAAGTATTTTGTCCCACCTGGGAAAG ATCTGCTGGATTTGGATCACAGCAAAACCTTTTACAAACCAGACTGGTTTGATATTGTGGGTTCTGAAGTCAAGTGCTGTAAGGAAGCAGTTTGTGTTATTGACATGTCATCTTTTACCAAGTTTGAAATAAGT TCCACTGGAGACGAGGCCCTGGAGAGTCTGCAGTATCTCTTCTCAAATGACCTGGATGTGCCAGTTGGGCATGTCGTGCATACAGGAATGCTTAATGAGAAAGGAGGGTATGAGAATGACTGCAGCATAGCCCGGCTCAGCAAGCGCAG CTTCTTCATGATTTCCCCCACTGACCAACAAGTTCATTGCTGGGCCTGGCTGAAGAAACGCCTGCCTGATGACAGCAACCTGATCATGGAGGATGTGACCTGGAAGTACACAG CTCTCAATCTGATTGGCCCCCGTGCTGTGGACGTCTTGTCAGAGTTGTCCTATGCCCCGATGACTGCAGAGCACTTCCCCTCTCTCTTTTGCAAG GAGATGAGCGTGGGCTATGCTAATGGCATCCGTGTGATGAGTATCACTCATACAGGAGAACCTGGCTTCGTGCTTTATATCCCCATAGAG TACGCCCTTCACGTGTACAACGAGGTGATGAACATGGGACAGAAGTACGGGATTCGGAATGCCGGTTATTACGCGCTCCGCAGCCTGCGCATTGAGAAGTTCTTTGCATTCTGGGGCCAGGATCTGGATGCTTTTACTACTCCTATGGAGTGTGGACGCGAGTTCCAGGTCAAGCTGGAAAAG GGAATGCAGTTTCTTGGCCAGGAAGCGCTGTTGGAGCAGAAGCAGAACGGGGTGTACAAGCGCTTTACCATGTTCATTCTTGAGGACCATGACACGGATATGGACCTCTGGCCCTGGTGGGGGGAGCCCATTTTCCGCAACGGCCGCTACGTGGGCAAGACCACCAGCAGTGCCTACAGCTACACCCTGGAGCGCCACGTCTGCCTGGGCTTCGTGCACCACTTTGATGAGAAGACAGGAGAAGAGCTGGTGGTGACGACTGACTTCATCAACCAGGGAGAGTACGAGATCGACATTGCCGGGCAGCGCTTCCAGGCCAAAGCCAAGCTCTATCCCTTCAGCTCCCTCTTCACACAACGGCGCCGCAAGGATGAGGTGGAACTGAGTGGCTACCAGAGGGAGTAG
- the PDPR gene encoding pyruvate dehydrogenase phosphatase regulatory subunit, mitochondrial isoform X1 — protein MFLRLLSDIQWRAAHPKWRRMTSSQRSTSTTAEPHPVSLPAQAQVVICGGGIMGTSVAYHLSKMGWKDVVLLEQGRLAAGTTRFCAGIVSTARPTSIDLKMAHYSNKLYQQLEQETGVQTGYMKTGSISLAQTQDRLISLKRIASSLNVMGIPCEIISPKKVVQLHPLINIHDLVGAMYVPEDALVSSANVSLALATAASQNGVQIHERTSVSHVTVQKGRVTGVETDRGRIQCEYFVNCAGQWAYELGHSGEEPVHIPLHACEHFYLLTHPLEKPLLSSLPTVFDPDGRIYIRNWQGGILSGGFEKNPKPLFTEGRNQLEIQNLQEDWDHFGPLLSALLRRMPGLETLQIMQLVNCPESFTPDMRCIMGESPTARGYFVLAGMNSAGISYGGGAGKYLAEWMVNGYPSENVWPLDLKRFGTLQSSRTFLRHRVMEVMPLMCDLKVPRWDFQTGRQLRTSPLYDRLDAQGARWMEKHGFERVKYFVPPGKDLLDLDHSKTFYKPDWFDIVGSEVKCCKEAVCVIDMSSFTKFEISSTGDEALESLQYLFSNDLDVPVGHVVHTGMLNEKGGYENDCSIARLSKRSFFMISPTDQQVHCWAWLKKRLPDDSNLIMEDVTWKYTALNLIGPRAVDVLSELSYAPMTAEHFPSLFCKEMSVGYANGIRVMSITHTGEPGFVLYIPIEYALHVYNEVMNMGQKYGIRNAGYYALRSLRIEKFFAFWGQDLDAFTTPMECGREFQVKLEKGMQFLGQEALLEQKQNGVYKRFTMFILEDHDTDMDLWPWWGEPIFRNGRYVGKTTSSAYSYTLERHVCLGFVHHFDEKTGEELVVTTDFINQGEYEIDIAGQRFQAKAKLYPFSSLFTQRRRKDEVELSGYQRE, from the exons ATGTTTCTCCGATTGCTGTCCGATATCCAGTGGCGGGCAGCTCACCCGAAATGGAGGAGAATGACCAGCTCCCAGCGCAGTACCTCGACTACAGCAGAACCTCATCCGGTTTCCCTGCCGGCACAGGCACAGGTTGTCATCTGTGGTGGTGGAATCATGGGCACCTCTGTGGCATATCACCTTTCCAAGATGGGTTGGAAGGATGTAGTCTTACTTGAGCAGGGCAG GTTGGCTGCTGGTACCACTCGCTTCTGTGCTGGCATTGTGAGCACAGCCAGGCCCACGTCCATAGATCTGAAGATGGCACACTATTCAAACAAGCTCTACCAGCAGCTGGAACAGGAGACAGGAGTGCAAACAG GGTACATGAAGACAGGCTCTATTTCACTGGCTCAGACTCAGGACCGACTGATCTCTCTGAAGCGCATTGCTTCATCACTGAA TGTAATGGGAATACCATGTGAAATTATCAGCCCAAAGAAAGTGGTACAGCTCCACCCACTGATCAACATCCATGACCTTGTGGGGGCCATGTATGTGCCAGAAGATGCACTCGTGTCATCTGCCAATGTGAGTCTGGCTCTGGCAACCGCTGCCTCACAGAATG GTGTCCAGATTCACGAACGGACGAGTGTCAGTCATGTCACAGTCCAGAAGGGTCGAGTGACCGGAGTCGAGACTGACAGAGGGCGGATTCAATGCGAGTACTTTGTCAACTGTGCTGGCCAG TGGGCCTATGAGTTGGGCCACTCTGGGGAGGAACCAGTCCATATCCCACTCCATGCCTGTGAACACTTCTACCTCCTGACACATCCTTTGGAGAAGCCTCTGTTGAGCAGCTTACCAA CTGTTTTTGACCCTGATGGCAGGATCTACATACGCAACTGGCAGGGTGGCATCCTCTCAGGAGGCTttgagaaaaaccccaaacctctctTCACGGAGGGACGGAACCAGCTGGAGATCCAGAACCTTCAAGAAGACTGGGATCATTTTG GGCCACTTCTGAGTGCCCTCCTGCGCAGAATGCCGGGTTTGGAGACGCTGCAGATCATGCAGTTGGTGAATTGCCCAGAGTCCTTCACCCCAGACATGCGTTGCATCATGGGAGAGTCGCCCACCGCGCGGGGCTACTTCGTTCTGGCTGGCATGAACTCAGCTGGCATCTCGTATGGTGGAGGAGCAGGCAA GTACCTGGCAGAGTGGATGGTAAATGGGTATCCGTCGGAAAATGTCTGGCCTTTGGATCTGAAACGTTTTGGAACCCTTCAGAGCAGTCGCACTTTCCTCCGTCACCGTGTGATGGAAGTCATGC CCCTCATGTGTGATCTGAAAGTTCCCCGCTGGGACTTCCAGACTGGCAGGCAGCTGCGCACTTCACCGCTGTACGACCGCCTGGATGCACAGGGAGCCAGGTGGATGGAGAAGCATGGATTTGAGAGAGTCAAGTATTTTGTCCCACCTGGGAAAG ATCTGCTGGATTTGGATCACAGCAAAACCTTTTACAAACCAGACTGGTTTGATATTGTGGGTTCTGAAGTCAAGTGCTGTAAGGAAGCAGTTTGTGTTATTGACATGTCATCTTTTACCAAGTTTGAAATAAGT TCCACTGGAGACGAGGCCCTGGAGAGTCTGCAGTATCTCTTCTCAAATGACCTGGATGTGCCAGTTGGGCATGTCGTGCATACAGGAATGCTTAATGAGAAAGGAGGGTATGAGAATGACTGCAGCATAGCCCGGCTCAGCAAGCGCAG CTTCTTCATGATTTCCCCCACTGACCAACAAGTTCATTGCTGGGCCTGGCTGAAGAAACGCCTGCCTGATGACAGCAACCTGATCATGGAGGATGTGACCTGGAAGTACACAG CTCTCAATCTGATTGGCCCCCGTGCTGTGGACGTCTTGTCAGAGTTGTCCTATGCCCCGATGACTGCAGAGCACTTCCCCTCTCTCTTTTGCAAG GAGATGAGCGTGGGCTATGCTAATGGCATCCGTGTGATGAGTATCACTCATACAGGAGAACCTGGCTTCGTGCTTTATATCCCCATAGAG TACGCCCTTCACGTGTACAACGAGGTGATGAACATGGGACAGAAGTACGGGATTCGGAATGCCGGTTATTACGCGCTCCGCAGCCTGCGCATTGAGAAGTTCTTTGCATTCTGGGGCCAGGATCTGGATGCTTTTACTACTCCTATGGAGTGTGGACGCGAGTTCCAGGTCAAGCTGGAAAAG GGAATGCAGTTTCTTGGCCAGGAAGCGCTGTTGGAGCAGAAGCAGAACGGGGTGTACAAGCGCTTTACCATGTTCATTCTTGAGGACCATGACACGGATATGGACCTCTGGCCCTGGTGGGGGGAGCCCATTTTCCGCAACGGCCGCTACGTGGGCAAGACCACCAGCAGTGCCTACAGCTACACCCTGGAGCGCCACGTCTGCCTGGGCTTCGTGCACCACTTTGATGAGAAGACAGGAGAAGAGCTGGTGGTGACGACTGACTTCATCAACCAGGGAGAGTACGAGATCGACATTGCCGGGCAGCGCTTCCAGGCCAAAGCCAAGCTCTATCCCTTCAGCTCCCTCTTCACACAACGGCGCCGCAAGGATGAGGTGGAACTGAGTGGCTACCAGAGGGAGTAG